The following are encoded in a window of Glandiceps talaboti chromosome 5, keGlaTala1.1, whole genome shotgun sequence genomic DNA:
- the LOC144435420 gene encoding N-acylneuraminate cytidylyltransferase-like translates to MEPRDGPLEVESVTSSGAMHIACVIPARGGSKEIHLKNIKILSGQPLISWALRAAIDSEAFDSVWVLTEHPQIARISEEWGGKVHNRNPQYAQDKSPVAEAMKEFACYHPEADVMMMLLCTSPCVHPWMLKEPCRMMREEGYDSVFGVTRYHTFRWKELKKPGDKTTAESFDPIYRPRRQDWNGELFENGQFYIFNRKLLDRGLLQGGKIGYYEMDPKYSVDIGTELDWQLAEQRITRYGYFGKDINYRNVKLVVFDIDGVITNNQLYTSVKGNGYRSYDLRDLEGIKLLKGAGIEVRLITEDNSSAVKVLGDRVGCVTEGGVIDKLEILCQWVKELELDWSQVTYMGNDASDIDAMRKAGLGATPADAQEEARYAARYISTNPGGRGAVRQFCDHILKIAGKL, encoded by the exons ATGGAACCGAGAGACGGTCCCTTGGAGGTGGAGTCCGTAACAAGCAGCGGAGCTATGCATATCGCTTGTGTGATACCCGCTAGGGGAGGCAGCAAAGAAATACacttgaaaaatataaaaattctATCGGGCCAGCCATTGATATCATGGGCATTAAGGGCTGCCATTGATTCAGAAG CATTCGACAGTGTATGGGTATTAACAGAGCATCCACAGATCGCAAGGATATCTGAAGAATGGGGTGGAAAGGTACACAATCGTAACCCCCAATATGCTCAAGATAAATCACCTGTAGCTGAGGCTATGAAGGAATTTGCATGCTACCACCCAG AGGCTGATGTTATGATGATGTTACTGTGTACTTCACCTTGTGTTCACCCATGGATGTTGAAAGAGCCATGCCGTATGATGAGAGAAGAAGGCTACGATTCGGTGTTCGGGGTCACACGATATCATACATTCCGATGGAAGGAACTCAAGAAACCTG GAGATAAAACAACGGCTGAGAGCTTTGATCCAATATATCGTCCTCGTCGGCAGGACTGGAATGGTGAATTGTTTGAAAATGGtcaattttacatatttaacagaaaactatTGGATCGAGGACTTCTCCAAGGTGGAAA GATTGGTTATTATGAGATGGACCCTAAatacagtgtagatataggAACTGAACTTGATTGGCAGTTGGCAGAACAACGAATCACGAGATATGGTTATTTTGGGAAAGATATAAACTACCGAAATGTGAAATTAGTAGTATTCGATATAGATGGTGTTATTACTAATAATCAGTTATATACAAGTGTTAAAg GTAATGGTTATCGTTCATATGACCTCAGGGATCTCGAAGGAATTAAGCTCCTGAAAGGGGCAGGAATTGAGGTACGGTTAATAACAGAAGATAATAGTTCTGCTGTGAAAGTGCTTGGAGACAGAGTAGGCTGTGTTACTGAAGGCGGTGTGATAGATAAACTGGAGATCTTGTGTCAATGGGTTAAAGAACTAGAACTAGACTGGTCACAAGTCACATATATGG GTAATGATGCAAGTGATATTGATGCCATGCGGAAGGCTGGTCTCGGAGCAACTCCTGCTGACGCCCAAGAAGAGGCACGCTATGCAGCACGGTATATCTCAACGAACCCTGGTGGTAGAGGCGCTGTCCGTCAATTCTGTGATCATATTCTGAAAATTGCTGGCAAACTGTAA